One genomic region from Rosa rugosa chromosome 1, drRosRugo1.1, whole genome shotgun sequence encodes:
- the LOC133724998 gene encoding magnesium transporter MRS2-1-like encodes MDDLKERLLPPKVPKPASAINLRDSSYRTSAFGRQPFHGVDVLGLKKRGQGLRSWIRVDTSGNSQIIEVDKFTMMRRCDLPARDLRLLDPLFVYPSTILGREKAIVVNLEQIRCIITADEVLLLNSLDNYVLQYVVELQKRLTTNGVGDVWQSDGSDMSRRRGGRNFDSVFGSTSPDYLPFEFRALEVALEAACTFLDSQAAELEIEAYPLLDELTSKISTLNLERARRLKSRLLALTRRVQKVRDEIEQLMDDDGDMAEMYLTEKKSRMEASFYGEQSVMGYRSNDGISLSAPVSPVSSPPDGRKLEKSLSIARSRHESMRSSESATESIEELEMLLEAYFVVIDSTLNKLTSLKEYIDDTEDFINIQLDNVRNQLIQFELLLTTATFVVAIFGVVAGIFGMNFEIALFDDPAAFKWVLVITGVTGICIFSAFVWFFKYRRLMPL; translated from the exons ATGGATGACCTCAAAGAGCGGCTGCTTCCGCCGAAAGTTCCAAAACCTGCATCTGCTATAAATCTTCGGGACTCATCTTATCGGACATCGGCTTTTGGAAGGCAACCTTTTCACGGTGTGGATGTTCTGGGGCTGAAGAAGCGGGGACAGGGCCTTCGGTCCTGGATTCGTGTTGATACGTCTGGGAATTCTCAGATTATTGAGGTTGACAAGTTCACCATGATGCGACGTTGTGATCTACCTGCCCGTGATTTGCGCCTGCTTGATCCTCTATTTGTGTACCCCTCAACTATCCTTGGCAGAGAGAAGGCTATTGTAGTAAATCTAGAGCAGATTCGTTGTATTATCACGGCTGATGAGGTCCTGCTTTTGAATTCCCTTGATAACTATGTATTGCAGTATGTGGTGGAGCTACAGAAAAGATTGACAACAAATGGTGTAGGTGATGTTTGGCAGTCTGATGGTTCTGACATGAGCAGGAGGAGGGGAGGTAGAAATTTTGATAGTGTGTTTGGGAGCACGTCCCCTGACTATTTGCCCTTTGAATTTAGGGCTTTAGAAGTTGCTCTGGAGGCTGCCTGTACATTCCTTGATTCTCAG GCAGCTGAACTGGAAATTGAAGCTTATCCATTACTTGATGAGCTTACGTCAAAAATCAGTACACTGAACTTGGAACGTGCTCGACGATTGAAAAGCAGACTTCTTGCCCTGACCCGAAGAGTTCAGAAG GTTCGGGATGAAATAGAGCAGCTCATGGATGATGATGGAGATATGGCTGAGATGTATCTCACTGAGAAGAAAAGTCGTATGGAGGCATCATTTTATGGTGAACAATCTGTGATGGGGTATAGATCTAATGATGGTATATCTCTTTCTGCTCCTGTTTCCCCTGTATCTTCACCTCCCGATGGTCGAAAACTTGAGAAAAGCTTGAGTATTGCAAGGAGTCGACATGAAAGCATGAGAAGTTCAGAAAGTGCTACAGAGAGTATAGAAGAGCTTGAGATGCTGCTGGAAGCATACTTTGTTGTCATTGATAGCACCCTGAATAAGCTGACTTCG TTGAAAGAATACATTGATGATACAGAAGATTTCATTAACATTCAGCTG GACAATGTCCGTAATCAGCTGATTCAATTTGAACTGCTACTGACAACTGCAACTTTTGTGGTTGCGATATTCGGAGTTGTAGCAGGAATCTTTGGCATGAACTTTGAAATCGCATTGTTTGATGACCCTGCCGCGTTTAAGTGGGTACTTGTAATCACAGGAGTAACTGGCATTTGTATATTTTCTGCATTTGTGTGGTTCTTCAAGTATAGAAGACTCATGCCACTATAG
- the LOC133738009 gene encoding uncharacterized protein LOC133738009 has product MSGEAKAGKGFRARMEHYLYSGDKKHVMAGIVLISAVFAVPWYLMNRGAKHQSHQDYLEKADKARSQRLSSSGASSAK; this is encoded by the exons ATGAGCGGCGAGGCGAAAGCTGGAAAGGGGTTTAGAGCGAGGATGGAGCACTACTTGTACAGCGGCGACAAGAAGCACGTCATGGCCGGCATCGTTCTTATCAGCGCTGTCTTCGCCGTTCCTTGGTACCTCATGAACCGAG GGGCAAAGCATCAATCCCATCAAGATTACTTGGAAAAGGCTGATAAAGCAAGGAGCCAAAGACTGTCATCAAGTGGTGCATCTTCGGCTAAATGA